Genomic segment of Yoonia sp. R2331:
TCATCGGCACCGCCACATCACAAGCCGCCAACATCGGCGCGAGGATCAGCGAGACACAATCCCCCACACCGCCAGTAGAGTGTTTGTCGATGACCGGACGGTCGCCGGACCATTCCAAAACGTCCCCACTGTCGCGCATTGCAGTGGTCAGCGCGGTGCGCCCCGCCGCATCTAGCCCGTTCAAGCAGACCGCCATGGCAAAGGCCCCCGCCTGCGCATCGCTGACGGCGCCACTGGCCAAACCCTTGGCAAACCAATCCAATTCGTCTGGCAATGGCGTTTCCTTGCGGCGCACTTTTGCAATAATCGCGCGCGCATCCATTAGCTTGTCCGCGACAGATAGTCTTGGTCAAAGGCACCAGGCAGCAATGCGCCAACGGTGGTGGCAAGGGTGACGCCATCAGTGGTGGCAAGGGTAACCACAACACTACCTTCCGCAAATTCCGCCAGTTTCTGGCGACACCCGCCACACGGGCTCACGGGTTGCGGGCTGTCGGCGATCACCGCAACCTCTGCGATCTTGGTCTCACCTGCCGCGACCATGGCCGCGATCGCCCCCGCCTCGGCGCAGGTGCCTTCTGGATAGGCCACATTTTCCACGTTGCACCCACGATATACGGCACCAGAGGCGGTCCGGATCGCCGCACCCACCTTGAACTTGGAATAGGGCGCATGGGCATTGTCGCGCACCGCACGCGCATCGTCGATCAGGGACATTTGGCAGCTCCGCTTTTCTGAACAAACAGAGTGCGGCCAGAATGTTGCGGATGCAAGGGCAAGCAGTGGAACCAAACCCGTTCTGGTGCGTTGTCCTTTATAACTCAGAGGTTCTTATGAGCAGCCAAAACACAATAGCCCGACCCTATTTTGATACCGCACCCGATAACACCCCGATGTCAGAAGATGTGGCCGGCATGCTGTCTGCATTGTGTCAGGCAGCCGGCAAATCCTTTGATCCCAACCTGACGCAGCGACAGGCCCATGCGCAGATCAATATCCTGCGCGACAAGCTTGATTTTCAGCTGCGCACGCGCGGCGAACTTGCTGCAAATTTGCCGGGCAAGGTCACCTCAAGCAGGGTGATGTCGTC
This window contains:
- a CDS encoding cytidine deaminase; the protein is MSLIDDARAVRDNAHAPYSKFKVGAAIRTASGAVYRGCNVENVAYPEGTCAEAGAIAAMVAAGETKIAEVAVIADSPQPVSPCGGCRQKLAEFAEGSVVVTLATTDGVTLATTVGALLPGAFDQDYLSRTS